One region of Chlorogloeopsis sp. ULAP01 genomic DNA includes:
- a CDS encoding tetratricopeptide repeat protein yields the protein MDAEAVLAWLDTVIPTHTGERLSDLQKVILQQVWHGRRYLEIANYYGCTEGHAKDVGSQLWKLLSKVLKEKINKNNCRATLERILRKTTVISSLICNSQFSPHTISLANTDGTNEALNANFLGRTEAIAHLNNLVNQGIKVIVIQGEGGVGKTTLAQQYLHQGFDLVLELLMAKETQNITAVEHVVEEWLKQDFDEEPGVEFGVTLGRLKRQLHTRRIGILIDNLEPALDGQGRFITPHRNYVELLRVLADARVQSVTLITSRDRLCEPGINASHYRLPGLDITTWQQFFINRGLAIDLITLQNMHRAYGGNAKAMGILCGSIQEDFDGDMAVYWQENHADPLSATDLKNLAVSQINRLQALDPQAYRLLCRLGCYRYQDVSRIPTQGLLNLLWDVPASQHRQIIVSLRNRSLVECHQGEYWLHPVIRTEAIARLRHSDEWETTNHKVAEFWTASIQQIATFKDALQALEAYYHYIEINEFELAGKVILKSRDNQWRQFLPLGSTLYRMGWLQPLIAAITQVISNVNYNQNLSELYNILGDLYWITGKIHLAIECQEKTINLSTQALKSLIPKQENKHKVYYLRMLEVDSLLSIGLYKIDLWELEAAAQLFQQVIYLAQNTEHHRWAEKASVCLALVNSYLGLREASFSLADVVYQNIITEQIVEQTGRFAYFIQILGQTYVNLRDFAKAQEMFQKALAFAEESHYMQVKAKTLNGLAEIYRQQKIFELALANHSEAIKLLDKIGAKCDLAIAYFNLALTYQEMEKPIKSKVNFEQAIRLFIEMKATKQVEKVVGYFKVS from the coding sequence TCAGCAAGTTTGGCACGGTCGAAGATATTTAGAAATTGCTAATTATTATGGTTGTACAGAAGGACACGCTAAAGATGTAGGCTCTCAGTTGTGGAAACTGCTTTCTAAAGTATTGAAAGAGAAGATTAACAAAAATAATTGCCGTGCCACTTTAGAGCGTATTCTCAGAAAAACTACTGTTATTTCAAGTTTGATATGTAACTCTCAATTTTCACCTCATACTATCTCGCTTGCAAATACAGATGGAACAAATGAGGCATTAAATGCCAATTTTCTGGGACGAACAGAAGCGATCGCCCACCTCAACAATTTAGTAAATCAAGGTATCAAAGTTATCGTCATCCAAGGTGAAGGCGGCGTAGGTAAAACCACTCTGGCTCAACAATATCTGCATCAGGGATTCGATTTAGTCTTGGAACTGTTGATGGCGAAGGAAACTCAAAATATCACTGCTGTGGAACACGTGGTGGAAGAGTGGTTGAAACAGGATTTTGATGAAGAACCTGGGGTGGAATTTGGAGTAACGCTGGGGCGGTTGAAGCGACAACTGCACACTCGCAGAATTGGTATTTTGATTGATAACCTAGAACCTGCACTCGATGGGCAAGGCAGATTTATTACTCCCCACCGCAATTATGTAGAACTATTGCGCGTTTTGGCTGATGCAAGGGTGCAGTCTGTGACTCTAATTACGAGTCGCGATCGCCTCTGTGAACCTGGTATAAATGCATCCCACTATCGTCTTCCTGGTTTAGATATAACTACATGGCAGCAGTTTTTTATCAATCGAGGATTAGCAATTGATTTAATCACCCTGCAAAATATGCACCGCGCCTACGGAGGTAATGCCAAAGCAATGGGGATTTTGTGCGGTTCAATTCAGGAGGATTTTGACGGTGATATGGCTGTTTATTGGCAAGAAAATCATGCCGATCCTTTGTCTGCAACAGATTTAAAAAATTTGGCAGTTAGTCAAATTAATCGCCTGCAAGCCCTCGATCCTCAAGCTTATCGCCTGCTTTGCCGTCTGGGTTGTTATCGCTATCAAGATGTATCCCGAATTCCAACTCAAGGGTTATTAAATTTACTGTGGGATGTCCCGGCTTCACAACATCGCCAAATTATAGTCTCTTTGAGAAATCGCTCTTTAGTGGAGTGTCATCAGGGCGAATACTGGCTGCATCCGGTAATTCGTACCGAAGCGATCGCTCGTTTGCGTCATAGCGATGAATGGGAAACTACCAACCACAAAGTTGCAGAATTCTGGACAGCTAGTATACAACAGATTGCCACCTTTAAAGATGCTTTGCAAGCCCTGGAAGCCTATTATCATTACATAGAAATAAATGAGTTTGAGTTAGCAGGAAAAGTCATACTTAAAAGTAGAGATAATCAATGGCGGCAGTTTTTACCATTGGGCAGTACATTGTATCGGATGGGTTGGCTTCAGCCTTTAATAGCTGCTATTACTCAAGTGATTAGCAATGTTAATTATAATCAAAATCTCAGCGAACTGTATAATATTTTAGGCGATTTATACTGGATTACAGGCAAAATTCATCTAGCAATTGAATGCCAAGAAAAAACAATTAATCTTTCTACTCAAGCACTTAAATCACTCATTCCCAAACAGGAAAATAAACATAAAGTATATTATTTGCGAATGCTGGAGGTAGATTCTCTTTTAAGTATTGGACTTTACAAAATTGATTTGTGGGAATTAGAAGCAGCTGCTCAATTATTTCAGCAAGTTATTTACCTGGCTCAAAATACCGAACACCATCGCTGGGCAGAAAAAGCTTCTGTGTGTTTAGCATTAGTCAATTCCTATTTAGGTTTGCGTGAGGCATCTTTCTCATTAGCAGATGTAGTATATCAAAATATTATTACAGAGCAAATCGTAGAACAAACAGGGAGATTTGCTTATTTCATTCAAATACTAGGACAAACATACGTGAATTTAAGAGATTTTGCTAAAGCTCAAGAAATGTTCCAAAAAGCTTTAGCCTTTGCTGAAGAAAGTCACTATATGCAAGTCAAAGCAAAAACACTGAACGGATTAGCAGAAATATATCGGCAGCAAAAAATTTTTGAATTAGCTCTTGCCAATCATTCAGAAGCAATTAAACTTTTAGATAAAATAGGCGCTAAATGTGACTTAGCTATTGCTTATTTTAATTTGGCTTTAACTTATCAAGAGATGGAAAAACCCATAAAAAGTAAAGTTAATTTTGAGCAAGCTATTCGGCTTTTTATTGAAA